One Pantoea trifolii DNA segment encodes these proteins:
- the rne gene encoding ribonuclease E translates to MKRMLINATQQEELRVALVDGQRLYDLDIESPGHEQKKANIYKGKITRVEPSLEAAFVDYGAERHGFLPLKEISREYFPANYNAHGRPNIKDVLREGQEVIVQIDKEERGNKGAALTTFISLAGSYLVLMPNNPRAGGISRRIEGDDRTELKEALSALELPDGMGLIVRTAGVGKSAESLQWDLSFRMKHWEAIKKAADSRPAPFLIHQESNVIVRAFRDYLRQDIGEILIDNPKVLELARQHIAALGRPDFSSKIKLYTGEIPLFSHYQIESQIESAFQREVRLPSGGSIVIDSTEALTAIDINSARATRGGDIEETAYNTNLEAADEIARQLRLRDLGGLIVIDFIDMTPVRHQRAVENRLREAVRQDRARIQISHISRFGLLEMSRQRLSPSLGESSHHVCPRCSGTGTIRDNESLSLSILRLIEEEALKDNTKEVHAIVPVQVASYLLNEKRDAVSAIEKRQGGVRAIIVPNDQMETPHYSVLRVRTGEETQTLSYHLPKLHEAEMALPSEEEHAERRRPEQPALAAFAMPDAPPAPVEVVKESQPAAEVKTKPAVAAPAVTNTGFVARLLSGLKKLFAGDAPAAAPAETKQESPAVVAAESENTQQRGERRNNNNRRNNRRERTPRNGENGQVREGREPREPREAREPREAREPRDNQDNRRNKRQNEPREARPVLSDEALEQRDEQQQQRREQRADRQRRRQEEKRNQQQDQKAAEPVVQAPVVNENVEQEEERVQVMPRRKQRQLSQRVRVGDTTEIAAETPVVHEAAIETAPRAQYNEHPEASNDEQDDSDNRDSANMPRRSRRSPRHLRVSGQRRRRYRDERYPTQSAMPLESAAASPEMASGKVWISYPVAQAQEEYSTQDAMHEVTDYGYQQAADAETQPAAVEPAVEQVATEEVVHQAEPQAHTDVPVVNTDDVSPIAAPVNEEPAVIPAADEQVAQETAAEAEPAVVVEEAKPEEAVSEVAAVVEQAPADVSPAVEAQVEDVLAAPVAAEAEVTPVTEPHAPVAARDTAVTTVETRFKHHATAPMTKAPAPAWEPEPVRNSDWVRPAFGFEGRGSAGGHSATHQATAPATRPESA, encoded by the coding sequence ATGAAAAGAATGTTAATTAACGCAACTCAGCAGGAGGAGTTGCGCGTTGCCCTGGTTGATGGACAACGTCTGTACGATCTGGATATTGAAAGTCCTGGACACGAACAGAAAAAAGCCAACATATACAAAGGTAAAATCACCCGCGTTGAACCCAGCCTTGAAGCTGCATTTGTTGATTACGGTGCAGAACGTCACGGTTTCCTCCCTCTGAAAGAAATTTCCCGCGAATACTTCCCCGCCAATTACAACGCACATGGTCGTCCGAATATCAAAGATGTGCTGCGTGAAGGTCAGGAAGTTATCGTTCAAATTGATAAAGAGGAACGCGGTAATAAAGGTGCAGCACTGACTACCTTTATTTCTCTGGCCGGTAGCTATCTGGTATTGATGCCGAACAACCCACGTGCTGGTGGTATTTCACGCCGCATTGAGGGCGACGATCGTACCGAATTAAAAGAAGCACTTTCCGCACTGGAACTTCCAGACGGCATGGGATTAATCGTTCGCACTGCGGGCGTAGGCAAATCTGCCGAATCACTGCAGTGGGATCTCAGCTTCCGTATGAAGCACTGGGAAGCCATTAAGAAAGCCGCAGACAGCCGCCCGGCGCCTTTCCTGATCCATCAGGAAAGCAACGTTATCGTGCGCGCCTTCCGCGACTATCTGCGTCAGGATATCGGTGAAATCCTTATCGATAATCCAAAAGTCCTGGAACTGGCTCGTCAGCACATTGCTGCACTGGGTCGTCCAGACTTCAGCAGCAAAATCAAACTGTACACCGGTGAAATCCCGCTGTTCAGCCACTACCAAATCGAATCGCAGATTGAATCAGCCTTCCAGCGTGAAGTGCGTCTGCCATCAGGCGGATCGATTGTTATCGATAGCACCGAGGCCCTGACGGCGATTGATATCAACTCCGCACGCGCTACTCGCGGTGGTGATATCGAAGAAACTGCCTATAACACCAACCTGGAAGCGGCCGATGAGATTGCTCGCCAATTGCGTCTGCGCGATCTCGGCGGCCTGATCGTTATCGACTTCATCGACATGACGCCAGTGCGCCACCAGCGCGCGGTGGAAAACCGTCTGCGTGAAGCGGTGCGTCAGGATCGTGCGCGTATTCAGATCAGCCACATTTCACGCTTCGGTTTGCTGGAGATGTCGCGTCAGCGTCTGAGCCCGTCACTGGGTGAATCCAGCCATCACGTCTGCCCTCGCTGCAGCGGTACCGGCACCATCCGTGATAACGAATCACTGTCGCTGTCTATTCTGCGTCTGATTGAAGAAGAAGCGCTGAAAGACAACACCAAAGAAGTGCATGCGATTGTTCCGGTTCAGGTCGCCTCTTACCTGCTGAACGAAAAGCGTGATGCCGTAAGCGCCATCGAAAAACGCCAGGGCGGTGTGCGTGCCATCATCGTGCCAAACGATCAGATGGAAACGCCACACTATTCGGTACTCCGTGTTCGCACCGGCGAAGAGACACAAACGCTGAGCTATCACTTGCCGAAACTGCACGAAGCGGAAATGGCGCTGCCTTCTGAAGAAGAGCATGCTGAGCGTCGTCGTCCGGAGCAGCCAGCATTGGCCGCCTTCGCGATGCCTGATGCGCCGCCTGCGCCGGTTGAAGTGGTGAAAGAGTCTCAGCCTGCAGCAGAAGTGAAAACCAAGCCTGCTGTTGCAGCACCAGCGGTGACTAACACCGGCTTCGTGGCACGCCTGCTGAGCGGATTGAAGAAACTGTTTGCCGGTGATGCACCAGCTGCGGCTCCTGCTGAAACTAAACAAGAATCCCCAGCCGTTGTTGCTGCTGAATCTGAAAATACCCAGCAACGTGGCGAACGTCGCAACAATAACAATCGCCGCAACAACCGTCGCGAACGTACTCCGCGTAATGGCGAGAATGGTCAGGTGCGCGAAGGTCGTGAACCGCGCGAGCCGCGTGAAGCACGTGAGCCACGTGAAGCCCGTGAACCGCGTGACAATCAGGACAATCGTCGCAACAAGCGTCAGAACGAGCCGCGTGAAGCGCGTCCGGTCCTGAGCGATGAAGCGCTTGAGCAACGTGATGAGCAGCAGCAACAGCGCCGCGAACAACGTGCCGATCGCCAGCGTCGTCGTCAGGAAGAGAAGCGCAATCAGCAGCAGGATCAGAAAGCCGCTGAGCCGGTTGTTCAGGCTCCTGTCGTTAACGAAAACGTCGAGCAGGAAGAAGAACGCGTTCAGGTAATGCCGCGTCGTAAGCAGCGTCAGCTGTCACAGCGCGTGCGTGTGGGCGACACCACTGAAATTGCTGCCGAAACGCCAGTGGTGCACGAAGCCGCCATTGAAACTGCGCCGCGCGCTCAGTACAACGAACATCCTGAAGCCAGCAATGACGAGCAAGATGATAGCGATAACCGTGATAGCGCCAATATGCCGCGCCGTTCACGTCGTTCACCGCGTCACCTGCGCGTGAGTGGCCAGCGTCGTCGTCGTTATCGTGACGAGCGTTACCCAACGCAGTCAGCAATGCCGCTGGAATCGGCTGCTGCCTCTCCAGAAATGGCGTCAGGCAAAGTGTGGATCTCTTACCCGGTTGCGCAAGCGCAGGAAGAGTACAGCACGCAAGATGCGATGCATGAAGTGACGGATTACGGCTACCAGCAAGCCGCTGATGCAGAAACTCAGCCGGCTGCTGTTGAACCGGCCGTTGAGCAGGTTGCTACTGAAGAAGTGGTGCATCAGGCTGAACCACAAGCACATACCGATGTGCCAGTGGTGAATACTGATGACGTCTCGCCAATTGCCGCGCCTGTTAACGAAGAGCCAGCCGTAATTCCCGCTGCTGATGAACAGGTTGCTCAGGAAACCGCAGCTGAAGCGGAACCGGCCGTTGTTGTTGAAGAAGCGAAACCTGAAGAAGCAGTTAGCGAAGTGGCTGCGGTTGTTGAACAGGCGCCAGCTGATGTTTCGCCAGCAGTGGAAGCTCAGGTTGAAGACGTGCTGGCTGCGCCAGTTGCGGCTGAAGCCGAAGTCACACCGGTCACGGAACCTCATGCGCCGGTTGCGGCACGTGATACCGCAGTGACCACGGTTGAGACGCGCTTTAAACATCACGCAACTGCACCGATGACCAAAGCACCGGCACCGGCGTGGGAACCTGAACCGGTTCGCAATAGCGACTGGGTCCGTCCAGCGTTTGGTTTCGAAGGTCGCGGCTCTGCTGGTGGTCACAGCGCGACGCACCAGGCAACCGCACCGGCAACCCGTCCGGAAAGCGCGTAA
- the rluC gene encoding 23S rRNA pseudouridine(955/2504/2580) synthase RluC, translated as MKTENPGVQYVAITAENAGQRIDNFLRTQLKGVPKSMIYRILRKGEVRVNKKRVKPEYKLEDGDELRIPPVRVAEREENTVSPKLDKVAALTNAILYEDDYLMVLNKPSGTAVHGGSGLSFGVIEGLRALRPEARFLELVHRLDRDTSGILLVAKKRSALRSLHEQLREKGMQKDYLALVRGDWPSHLKVVQAPLLKNILQSGERVVRVSAEGKPSETRFKVEERFGFATLVKASPVTGRTHQIRVHTLHGGHPIAFDDRYGDRDFDAQLGSTGLSRLFLHAAALTFTHPNTGEVLRMEAPLDGALKNCLAKLRQKKD; from the coding sequence ATGAAAACAGAGAATCCCGGCGTACAGTATGTCGCCATCACGGCTGAAAATGCCGGACAACGAATTGATAACTTTTTGCGCACCCAGCTCAAGGGGGTGCCGAAAAGCATGATTTATCGCATTTTGCGTAAAGGTGAAGTGCGGGTGAATAAAAAGCGCGTTAAACCGGAATATAAGCTGGAGGATGGCGACGAGCTGCGTATTCCGCCGGTGCGGGTTGCCGAGCGCGAAGAGAATACGGTTTCACCGAAGCTGGATAAAGTCGCGGCGCTCACCAATGCCATTCTCTATGAAGATGATTACCTGATGGTGCTGAATAAGCCGTCGGGCACGGCGGTGCACGGCGGCAGCGGATTAAGTTTCGGCGTGATTGAAGGGCTGCGTGCGTTGCGTCCGGAAGCGCGATTCCTTGAGTTAGTCCATCGCCTCGATCGTGATACTTCCGGCATCCTGCTGGTGGCGAAGAAGCGTTCTGCGTTGCGCTCTCTGCATGAGCAGCTGCGCGAAAAAGGCATGCAGAAGGATTATCTGGCGCTAGTGCGCGGTGACTGGCCGTCGCATCTGAAAGTCGTGCAGGCACCGCTGCTGAAAAACATTTTGCAGAGCGGCGAGCGTGTGGTGCGCGTGAGTGCGGAAGGCAAGCCTTCTGAGACACGCTTTAAAGTCGAAGAGCGCTTCGGTTTCGCGACCTTGGTGAAAGCCAGTCCGGTGACCGGCCGTACGCACCAGATTCGTGTGCATACGCTGCACGGCGGCCATCCAATCGCCTTTGACGATCGTTACGGTGACCGCGACTTTGATGCGCAATTGGGTTCGACGGGCTTATCGCGTCTGTTCCTGCATGCTGCAGCGTTGACCTTTACCCATCCCAACACCGGAGAAGTGCTGCGGATGGAAGCGCCACTGGATGGCGCACTCAAGAATTGCCTCGCCAAACTGCGTCAGAAAAAAGACTGA
- a CDS encoding Maf family protein, whose amino-acid sequence MTTPLVLASTSPFRQALMSKLGLPFITAAPDCNESPLPHESAPELVQRLALAKTEALAARYPDSWIIGSDQVCVLNGEITGKPHTVEKACQQLAAASGNTITFYTGLALLQPQSGKQSVICEPFIVHFRELSAEEIRGYVDKEKPLQCAGSFKSEGLGICLFDRLEGRDPNTLIGLPLIALDEMLRKVGINALC is encoded by the coding sequence ATGACGACACCTTTGGTTTTAGCCTCAACCTCCCCTTTTCGTCAGGCGCTGATGAGCAAACTGGGCCTGCCTTTTATTACCGCCGCCCCGGATTGCAACGAATCCCCGCTGCCGCATGAATCGGCTCCCGAGCTGGTGCAGCGTCTGGCCTTAGCCAAAACGGAGGCGCTGGCAGCACGTTACCCAGACAGCTGGATAATCGGGTCCGATCAGGTTTGCGTGCTGAATGGCGAGATAACCGGTAAACCGCATACGGTGGAGAAAGCCTGCCAGCAACTCGCAGCCGCCAGCGGCAACACCATCACCTTTTATACCGGTCTGGCGCTATTGCAACCGCAGAGCGGCAAACAATCGGTCATTTGCGAACCCTTTATCGTGCATTTCCGCGAATTGAGTGCTGAAGAGATTCGGGGCTACGTTGATAAAGAAAAGCCGCTGCAGTGCGCTGGCAGTTTCAAAAGCGAAGGTTTGGGGATTTGTTTATTTGACAGGCTGGAAGGTCGCGATCCCAATACCTTGATTGGTTTACCGCTGATTGCGCTGGATGAAATGCTAAGAAAGGTGGGCATCAACGCGTTATGTTGA
- the yceD gene encoding 23S rRNA accumulation protein YceD gives MQKVKLPLTLDPVRAAQKRLDYHGVYAPELVARLAETVVSVDSEVECDMSFAVDNQRLAVLQGTAEVQVTLSCQRCNQSFPRHVHVSYCFSPVSSDEQAEALPEAYEPVDVNDFGEIDLLAVIEDELILALPVVPVHDSEHCEVSDADMVFGQLPPEAEKPNPFAVLASLKRK, from the coding sequence ATGCAAAAGGTAAAATTACCCCTGACGCTCGATCCGGTCCGCGCCGCGCAAAAACGCCTTGATTATCATGGTGTTTATGCACCTGAATTGGTGGCGCGCTTGGCCGAAACGGTCGTGAGTGTGGACAGTGAAGTTGAATGCGATATGTCGTTTGCGGTTGATAACCAGCGCCTCGCCGTTCTGCAAGGAACAGCCGAAGTGCAGGTGACTCTGTCATGTCAACGCTGCAACCAGTCGTTTCCACGTCATGTTCACGTAAGCTATTGCTTCAGTCCTGTCTCTTCTGATGAGCAGGCCGAGGCACTACCGGAAGCCTACGAGCCAGTTGATGTCAATGATTTTGGTGAGATCGACTTGCTGGCAGTGATCGAAGATGAGCTCATCCTCGCGCTGCCCGTGGTTCCGGTGCATGATTCTGAACACTGTGAAGTGTCCGACGCGGACATGGTGTTTGGTCAACTGCCTCCAGAGGCAGAAAAACCAAATCCCTTTGCCGTATTAGCCAGTTTAAAGCGTAAGTAA
- the rpmF gene encoding 50S ribosomal protein L32 has product MAVQQNKPTRSKRGMRRSHDALTTAALSVDKVSGETHLRHHITADGYYRGRKVITK; this is encoded by the coding sequence ATGGCCGTACAACAGAATAAACCAACCCGTTCTAAGCGTGGTATGCGTCGTTCACACGATGCTCTGACCACTGCTGCTCTGTCAGTAGATAAAGTTTCTGGCGAAACTCATCTGCGTCACCATATCACTGCGGATGGTTACTACCGCGGTCGCAAGGTTATCACCAAGTAA
- the plsX gene encoding phosphate acyltransferase PlsX, with the protein MTRLTLAVDAMGGDFGPCVTVPAALQALASHSELVLLLVGDPDIISSFLAKADSSLQRRVQVIPAESVIASDAKPSQAIRNSRGSSMRVALELVKEGKAQGCVSAGNTGALMGLAKMLLKPLDGIERPALMTVLPHQQHGKTVVLDLGANVESDSAMLVQFAIMGAVMAEEVLEIAQPRVALLNIGQEETKGLETIRAASAVLRASPQINYIGYLEGNDLLTGKTDVLVCDGFVGNVTLKTMEGVVRMFLSLIKSSEEGKKRAWWLTLLGRWIQKRLAKRFGHLNPDQYNGACLLGLRGTVIKSHGAANQRAFAVAIEQAEQTVRKQVPERIAARLDTVLARSDKA; encoded by the coding sequence TTGACACGTTTGACCCTGGCAGTTGATGCCATGGGCGGGGACTTCGGTCCTTGCGTGACAGTGCCTGCAGCCTTGCAGGCACTGGCCTCTCATTCGGAGCTGGTTCTTCTTCTGGTCGGCGATCCCGACATCATCTCGTCATTTCTTGCCAAAGCGGATTCCTCGTTACAGAGGCGTGTGCAGGTTATTCCTGCCGAATCGGTTATTGCAAGTGATGCCAAACCTTCTCAGGCGATTCGTAACAGCCGCGGCAGTTCAATGCGTGTGGCGTTAGAGTTGGTGAAAGAGGGTAAAGCACAAGGCTGTGTCAGTGCGGGAAATACCGGTGCGCTGATGGGGCTGGCGAAAATGTTATTAAAACCGCTGGATGGCATTGAGCGTCCGGCGTTAATGACGGTGTTGCCACATCAGCAGCATGGCAAAACGGTGGTGCTGGATCTCGGCGCTAACGTTGAATCTGACAGCGCTATGCTGGTGCAGTTTGCGATCATGGGCGCTGTAATGGCCGAAGAAGTGCTGGAGATCGCCCAGCCGCGTGTGGCGCTGCTGAATATTGGTCAGGAAGAGACCAAAGGGTTAGAAACAATCCGCGCCGCATCTGCGGTGCTGCGAGCGTCACCGCAAATCAACTATATTGGATACCTTGAGGGGAACGATCTCCTCACCGGCAAGACGGATGTGCTGGTTTGTGATGGCTTCGTTGGTAACGTCACGTTGAAGACCATGGAAGGCGTGGTAAGAATGTTCCTCTCTCTGATCAAATCGTCAGAGGAAGGAAAAAAACGGGCCTGGTGGCTAACATTGCTGGGGCGCTGGATTCAAAAGCGTCTGGCAAAGCGTTTCGGCCATCTCAACCCCGACCAGTACAATGGCGCTTGTCTGTTAGGATTGCGCGGGACAGTGATCAAAAGCCACGGTGCGGCGAATCAACGTGCATTTGCCGTGGCGATAGAGCAGGCAGAGCAGACGGTGCGAAAGCAAGTCCCAGAGAGGATTGCGGCGCGCCTTGACACTGTATTAGCCAGGAGTGACAAAGCGTAG
- a CDS encoding beta-ketoacyl-ACP synthase III — translation MFTKIIGTGSYLPEQIRSNADLEKMVETTDEWIVTRTGIRERRIAAPDETVATMGFTAAQRALEMAGVNASDVGLIIVATTSSSHAFPSSACMIQQMLEINDCAAFDLAAACAGFTYALSVADQYIKNGVVKHALVIGADVLARTLDPNDRGTIILFGDGAGAVVLSQSEEPGILSTHLHADGRYSKLLTLPYQDRAHQDEPAYLTMAGNEVFKVAVTELAHIVDETLQANNLDREMLDWLVPHQANLRIISATAKKLGMGMDKVVVTLDRHGNTSAASVPSALDEAVRDGRIKPGQLILLEAFGGGFTWGSALVRF, via the coding sequence ATGTTTACCAAAATTATCGGTACGGGCAGCTATTTGCCTGAGCAGATTCGCTCCAATGCGGATCTGGAAAAAATGGTCGAGACGACGGACGAGTGGATTGTCACCCGTACCGGCATCCGTGAGCGTCGTATTGCCGCTCCGGATGAAACCGTTGCTACTATGGGCTTCACCGCAGCACAGCGCGCGCTGGAAATGGCGGGTGTGAATGCGAGCGACGTTGGCCTGATCATTGTGGCAACCACCTCTTCCAGCCATGCCTTCCCTAGTTCAGCGTGCATGATCCAGCAGATGCTGGAGATCAACGATTGCGCTGCCTTCGATTTGGCCGCTGCCTGTGCGGGCTTCACCTATGCACTGAGCGTTGCCGATCAATACATCAAAAATGGTGTGGTAAAACATGCGCTGGTGATCGGTGCAGACGTGCTGGCACGTACGCTCGATCCTAACGATCGTGGCACTATCATTCTGTTTGGTGATGGCGCGGGCGCGGTGGTACTAAGCCAGAGTGAAGAGCCTGGCATCCTTTCTACCCATCTGCACGCCGACGGCCGTTACAGCAAACTGCTGACGCTGCCGTATCAGGATCGTGCCCATCAGGATGAGCCTGCTTATCTGACGATGGCGGGCAACGAAGTCTTCAAAGTGGCCGTGACTGAACTGGCGCACATTGTTGATGAAACTCTGCAAGCCAACAATCTTGATCGTGAAATGCTCGACTGGCTGGTGCCGCATCAGGCGAACCTGCGCATTATTAGCGCAACCGCCAAAAAGCTCGGCATGGGCATGGATAAAGTTGTCGTCACGCTGGATCGTCACGGTAATACCTCGGCCGCGTCAGTGCCAAGTGCACTGGACGAAGCGGTGCGCGATGGTCGTATCAAGCCGGGACAACTGATTCTGCTGGAAGCCTTTGGTGGTGGTTTCACCTGGGGTTCTGCGCTGGTTCGCTTTTGA
- the fabD gene encoding ACP S-malonyltransferase has product MTQFAYVFPGQGSQTVGMLAELAAENPQVEATFREASDALGYDLWQLVQQGPAEELNKTWQTQPALLAASVAIYRVLQSKNAVQPTMMAGHSLGEYSALVCAGVLNFADAIKLVELRGKLMQEAVPEGTGAMQAIIGLDDASIRKACEESAQGQVVSPVNFNSPGQVVIAGNKEAVERAGAACKAAGAKRALPLPVSVPSHCALMKPAADKLAVALEAITFNAPAVPVVNNVDVKCETEAAAIRSALVRQLYSPVRWTESVEFIAAQGVEQLLEVGPGKVLTGLTKRIVDSLSAAAVNDSASLSAALSQE; this is encoded by the coding sequence ATGACGCAATTTGCTTATGTTTTCCCAGGACAGGGATCGCAGACCGTCGGCATGTTAGCCGAGCTGGCTGCTGAAAACCCGCAGGTTGAAGCCACTTTCCGTGAAGCTTCTGATGCGCTGGGTTATGACTTATGGCAGCTGGTCCAGCAAGGACCGGCTGAAGAATTGAATAAAACCTGGCAGACGCAGCCTGCGTTGCTGGCGGCTTCTGTTGCTATCTATCGCGTATTGCAGAGCAAAAATGCGGTGCAGCCAACCATGATGGCCGGCCACAGCCTCGGTGAATACTCGGCGTTGGTTTGTGCCGGTGTGCTGAATTTCGCAGACGCCATTAAACTGGTTGAACTGCGTGGCAAACTGATGCAGGAAGCGGTACCAGAAGGTACTGGCGCCATGCAGGCGATTATCGGTCTGGATGATGCATCCATCCGCAAAGCTTGCGAAGAAAGTGCACAAGGTCAGGTGGTTTCACCGGTTAACTTTAACTCGCCGGGCCAGGTGGTTATCGCTGGCAACAAAGAAGCGGTTGAGCGTGCGGGTGCAGCTTGTAAAGCTGCCGGTGCCAAACGTGCACTGCCGCTGCCAGTCAGCGTGCCATCACACTGTGCGTTGATGAAGCCTGCTGCCGATAAATTGGCGGTGGCGCTCGAAGCGATCACCTTCAATGCGCCTGCGGTGCCGGTGGTAAATAACGTCGACGTGAAGTGTGAAACTGAAGCTGCTGCGATTCGAAGCGCATTGGTTCGTCAGCTGTATAGCCCGGTGCGCTGGACCGAATCGGTCGAGTTTATTGCTGCGCAGGGCGTTGAACAGCTGCTGGAAGTCGGTCCAGGTAAAGTCCTGACCGGTCTGACCAAACGTATTGTGGATAGCCTGAGTGCTGCTGCGGTGAACGATTCTGCTTCACTGAGTGCTGCACTTTCACAGGAATAA
- the fabG gene encoding 3-oxoacyl-ACP reductase FabG: protein MSFEGKVALVTGASRGIGRAIAETLAARGAKVVGTATSASGAEAISAYLGDKGKGLLLNVTDAASIESVLEQVRAEFGEVDILVNNAGITRDNLLMRMKDDEWADILDTNLTSVFRLSKAVMRAMMKKRVGRIITIGSVVGTMGNAGQANYAAAKAGLIGFSKSLAREIASRGITVNVVAPGFIETDMTRALNEDQRSGILAEVPAGRLGDPQEIANAVAFLASDEAAYITGETLHVNGGMYMV, encoded by the coding sequence ATGAGCTTTGAAGGTAAAGTAGCGCTGGTTACCGGTGCAAGCCGTGGAATTGGTCGCGCCATTGCGGAAACGCTGGCTGCGCGCGGTGCCAAAGTGGTGGGAACCGCCACCAGTGCAAGCGGTGCGGAAGCAATCAGTGCGTACCTCGGCGACAAGGGCAAAGGCCTGCTGCTGAACGTCACTGATGCCGCCTCAATTGAGAGCGTCCTCGAACAAGTTCGCGCCGAATTTGGCGAAGTGGACATTTTAGTCAATAATGCAGGCATTACGCGTGACAATCTGTTGATGCGCATGAAAGACGATGAGTGGGCGGATATCCTTGATACCAACCTGACATCTGTCTTCCGTCTTTCTAAGGCGGTTATGCGTGCCATGATGAAAAAACGCGTGGGCCGTATCATTACCATCGGTTCTGTAGTTGGGACCATGGGTAACGCGGGTCAGGCAAACTATGCGGCAGCAAAAGCAGGTTTGATTGGCTTTAGCAAATCACTGGCGCGAGAAATTGCGTCACGTGGCATTACTGTAAACGTCGTGGCTCCGGGCTTTATTGAGACGGACATGACGCGTGCACTGAACGAAGATCAACGTTCGGGTATTTTGGCAGAAGTGCCAGCAGGTCGTTTAGGTGACCCGCAGGAGATTGCCAATGCTGTTGCATTCTTAGCCTCTGACGAAGCAGCCTACATCACGGGTGAGACGCTTCATGTCAATGGCGGCATGTACATGGTCTGA
- the acpP gene encoding acyl carrier protein gives MSDIEQRVKKIVAEQLGVKEDEVINTASFVEDLGADSLDTVELVMALEEEFDTEIPDEEAEKITTVQAAIDYINSHNG, from the coding sequence ATGAGCGATATCGAACAACGCGTTAAGAAAATCGTAGCTGAGCAGCTGGGTGTTAAAGAAGACGAAGTGATTAACACTGCTTCTTTCGTTGAAGACCTTGGTGCAGATTCTCTTGACACCGTTGAGCTGGTAATGGCTCTGGAAGAAGAGTTTGATACTGAAATTCCAGACGAAGAAGCTGAGAAAATCACTACCGTTCAGGCAGCGATCGATTACATCAATAGCCACAACGGCTAA
- the fabF gene encoding beta-ketoacyl-ACP synthase II, giving the protein MSKRRVVVTGLGMLSPVGNTVESTWSALLAGQSGISLIDHFDTSAYATRFAGLVRDFNCDDFISRKDQRKMDDFIQYGIVAGIQAMADSGLVVTDENAGRIGAAIGSGIGGLGLIEDNHSSLVNGGPRKISPFFVPSTIVNMVAGHLTIMYGLKGPSISIATACTSGVHNIGHAARIIAYNDADVMLAGGAEKASTPLGVGGFGAARALSTRNDNPQAASRPWDKDRDGFVLGDGAGIIVLEEYEHAKKRGAKIYAEIIGFGMSSDAYHMTSPPEDGSGAAAAMVNALRDAQLNAEQIGYVNAHGTSTPAGDKAEAQAVKSVFGAAAHSVMVSSTKSMTGHLLGAAGAVEAIYSILALRDQAIPPTINLDNPDEGCDLDFVPHTARQVSGLEYTLCNSFGFGGTNGSLIFRKV; this is encoded by the coding sequence GTGTCTAAGCGTCGTGTAGTTGTGACTGGTCTTGGCATGTTGTCTCCTGTCGGCAATACCGTAGAGTCTACCTGGAGTGCTCTCCTTGCCGGTCAGAGCGGCATTAGCCTGATCGACCATTTTGATACTAGTGCCTATGCAACGCGTTTTGCGGGCTTAGTAAGAGATTTTAATTGCGATGATTTCATCTCGCGCAAAGATCAGCGCAAGATGGATGACTTCATCCAATACGGCATCGTTGCAGGCATTCAGGCTATGGCAGACTCCGGTCTGGTCGTAACCGATGAGAATGCTGGTCGCATTGGTGCGGCAATCGGTTCTGGTATTGGCGGACTGGGTTTAATCGAAGATAACCACAGCTCGCTGGTCAACGGTGGACCGCGCAAAATCAGCCCATTCTTTGTGCCTTCTACCATCGTCAACATGGTTGCAGGTCACCTCACCATCATGTACGGCCTGAAAGGTCCAAGCATCTCGATCGCAACTGCCTGTACGTCTGGTGTGCACAACATTGGTCATGCGGCGCGTATCATTGCGTATAACGATGCTGATGTGATGCTGGCCGGTGGTGCGGAGAAAGCCAGTACGCCATTAGGCGTTGGTGGTTTTGGTGCTGCTCGTGCGCTCTCCACGCGTAATGACAATCCTCAGGCGGCAAGCCGTCCGTGGGATAAAGATCGTGACGGTTTCGTGTTGGGTGACGGTGCTGGCATTATCGTATTGGAAGAATACGAACACGCGAAGAAACGTGGTGCGAAGATTTATGCTGAGATCATTGGTTTTGGCATGAGCAGCGATGCTTACCACATGACGTCACCTCCGGAAGACGGTTCAGGTGCAGCAGCAGCGATGGTTAACGCGCTGCGTGACGCGCAGCTGAACGCTGAGCAGATTGGTTATGTCAACGCGCACGGCACTTCGACGCCCGCCGGTGACAAAGCGGAAGCGCAGGCGGTGAAATCGGTGTTTGGTGCGGCGGCTCACAGTGTGATGGTCAGCTCAACTAAGTCGATGACTGGCCACCTGTTGGGCGCTGCGGGCGCGGTAGAAGCGATTTATTCGATTCTGGCGCTGCGCGACCAGGCGATTCCACCAACCATCAACCTCGACAATCCTGACGAAGGTTGCGATCTGGACTTCGTGCCGCATACGGCGCGCCAGGTCAGCGGACTGGAGTACACCTTGTGTAACTCCTTTGGATTTGGCGGCACTAACGGCTCGCTGATCTTCCGCAAGGTTTAA